The following are encoded in a window of Pseudomonas multiresinivorans genomic DNA:
- a CDS encoding substrate-binding periplasmic protein, producing MKRILLAWLGCGLLLAGAARAETDSSDYSVVLLTENFPPYNMAINGKNFAQEDSIDGIAVDIVKEMFKRAGVQYSLTLRFPWDRIYKLALEKPGYGVFVTARLPERESQFKWVGPIGPDDWVLLAKADSPISLNNLDEAKKYRVGAYKGDAMAQYLGEHGFEPVLALRDQENAAKLRDGQIDLWASGDPAGRYLAKQVGVTGLKTVLRFNSDQLFLALNRETPDAVVQKLQAALDKMRAEGFVDDVLNSYL from the coding sequence CTGAAGCGCATTCTGCTCGCATGGCTAGGCTGCGGCCTGCTTCTGGCTGGCGCGGCAAGGGCCGAAACGGATTCTTCGGATTACAGCGTGGTGCTGCTCACCGAGAACTTCCCCCCTTACAACATGGCCATCAACGGCAAGAACTTCGCCCAGGAAGACAGCATCGACGGCATCGCCGTGGATATCGTCAAGGAGATGTTCAAGCGCGCCGGCGTGCAGTACAGCCTGACCCTGCGCTTCCCCTGGGACCGCATCTACAAGCTGGCGCTGGAGAAGCCCGGCTACGGCGTGTTCGTCACCGCGCGGCTGCCCGAGCGCGAAAGCCAGTTCAAGTGGGTCGGTCCGATCGGCCCGGACGACTGGGTGCTGCTGGCCAAGGCCGACAGCCCGATCAGCCTGAACAATCTGGACGAAGCGAAGAAATACCGCGTCGGTGCCTACAAGGGTGACGCCATGGCGCAATACCTGGGCGAGCACGGTTTCGAGCCGGTGCTGGCGCTGCGTGACCAGGAGAACGCCGCCAAGCTGCGCGATGGCCAGATCGACCTGTGGGCCAGCGGTGACCCGGCGGGCCGTTACTTGGCCAAGCAGGTGGGCGTCACCGGCCTGAAGACCGTACTGCGCTTCAACAGCGACCAGCTGTTCCTCGCGCTGAACCGCGAGACCCCGGATGCCGTGGTGCAGAAGCTGCAGGCGGCGCTGGACAAGATGCGCGCCGAAGGTTTCGTCGACGACGTACTCAACAGTTACCTGTAA
- a CDS encoding substrate-binding periplasmic protein, which translates to MLKVLIKALTLGLLLGAATARAELPADYKMVLLTENFPPFNMAVDDKNFARDDGIDGISADIVREMFKRAGIQYSLSLRFPWDRLYKLALDKPDYGLFSTTYTPERVPLFKWVGPIAKTHWVLLAPPGSSIKVKDLKDAAKYKLGAYKNDAVSQNLESQGIPVLNALRDQENVKKLTTGEIDLWATTDPVGRYLAKQEGVSGLQTVLRFNEAQLYLAINKDTPDEVVTKLQKALDEMRADGFIEQATNNYL; encoded by the coding sequence ATGCTGAAAGTCCTGATCAAGGCCCTGACCCTGGGTCTGTTGCTGGGGGCCGCCACGGCCCGCGCCGAGTTGCCCGCCGATTACAAGATGGTGCTGCTCACCGAGAACTTCCCGCCGTTCAACATGGCGGTGGACGACAAGAACTTCGCCCGTGACGACGGGATCGACGGCATCAGCGCCGACATCGTCCGCGAGATGTTCAAGCGCGCCGGCATCCAGTACAGCCTGAGCCTGCGTTTCCCCTGGGATCGCCTGTACAAGCTGGCCCTCGACAAGCCCGACTATGGGCTGTTCTCCACCACCTACACGCCCGAGCGCGTGCCGCTGTTCAAGTGGGTCGGGCCGATCGCCAAGACCCACTGGGTGCTGCTCGCCCCGCCGGGCAGTTCGATCAAGGTGAAGGACCTCAAGGACGCCGCCAAGTACAAGCTGGGCGCCTACAAGAACGACGCCGTCAGCCAGAACCTGGAGAGCCAGGGCATCCCGGTGCTCAACGCGCTGCGCGACCAGGAAAACGTCAAGAAGCTGACCACCGGCGAAATCGACCTCTGGGCCACCACCGATCCGGTGGGCCGTTACCTGGCCAAGCAGGAGGGCGTGTCCGGCCTGCAGACCGTGCTGCGTTTCAATGAGGCGCAGTTGTACCTGGCGATCAACAAGGACACGCCGGACGAGGTGGTGACCAAGTTGCAGAAGGCGCTGGACGAGATGCGCGCCGATGGCTTCATCGAGCAGGCGACCAATAACTACCTGTAA